The following are from one region of the Achromobacter xylosoxidans genome:
- a CDS encoding universal stress protein, whose product MYRRISVHLDHGFDCKRRIEAALALAKRHKAELVGIYANAAPPQYYYGESVLMSRSLGIIKELQAQSRDAVETAFLEAAAEADVPAFMRAGTSSPSETVALLGRTTDLIVVSQENREDVEAAHEIEFVEQTLLTAGRPVLAIPSSGEFPVIGDRVLCCWDGSREAARALADAAPILRLASHMVVLTMDEGAASPKHEAPFEDLATYCVAQGMPAPEHVRRDIKGVGVGSTILNAAADHSADLIVMGAYGHSKLRQWALGGATASILKSMTVPVMFSH is encoded by the coding sequence ATGTACCGCCGCATTTCCGTCCACCTGGACCACGGATTCGACTGCAAACGCCGCATTGAAGCTGCCCTGGCCCTGGCCAAGCGGCACAAGGCCGAGCTGGTCGGCATCTACGCCAACGCCGCGCCGCCGCAGTATTACTACGGCGAGTCCGTGCTCATGTCGCGTTCGCTGGGCATCATCAAGGAGTTGCAGGCGCAAAGCCGCGACGCGGTGGAAACCGCCTTTCTGGAGGCCGCGGCCGAAGCGGACGTGCCCGCATTCATGCGCGCGGGTACCTCCTCGCCCAGCGAGACCGTGGCGCTGCTGGGCCGCACCACCGACCTGATCGTGGTCAGCCAGGAAAACCGCGAGGACGTCGAGGCCGCGCACGAGATCGAGTTCGTCGAACAGACCCTGCTGACGGCGGGCCGGCCGGTGCTGGCGATTCCGTCCAGCGGCGAATTCCCGGTCATCGGCGACCGCGTGCTGTGCTGCTGGGACGGCAGCCGCGAAGCCGCCCGCGCGCTGGCCGATGCGGCACCGATATTGCGCCTGGCCTCGCACATGGTCGTGCTGACCATGGACGAAGGCGCCGCCAGCCCCAAGCATGAAGCGCCGTTCGAGGACCTGGCCACCTATTGCGTGGCGCAGGGCATGCCGGCGCCCGAGCATGTGCGCCGCGACATCAAGGGCGTAGGCGTGGGCAGCACCATCCTGAACGCCGCCGCCGACCATAGCGCGGACCTGATCGTCATGGGCGCCTATGGCCACAGCAAGCTGCGCCAGTGGGCGCTGGGCGGGGCGACGGCGTCCATCCTGAAGAGCATGACCGTGCCGGTCATGTTCTCGCACTAG